From a region of the Candidatus Zixiibacteriota bacterium genome:
- the pyrR gene encoding bifunctional pyr operon transcriptional regulator/uracil phosphoribosyltransferase PyrR: protein MEVGLPVKPDTILSDKQISRALTRIAHEILEHNSGAESLVIIGIITRGATLARRIAATIKELEGAEVPVGLMDISLYRDDVHSKLDQPVVQRTEILFDIVDRNVILVDDVLFTGRTIRAALDQIVDFGRPRTIQLAVLVDRGHRELPIKPDYVGVNIPTAKSDQVVVRLKERDNEDSVVVERGKKETQKRKPAAKKAGKGGSAK from the coding sequence ATGGAGGTAGGTTTGCCTGTTAAACCAGATACTATCCTGAGCGATAAGCAGATCAGCCGGGCTCTGACGAGGATAGCCCATGAGATTCTGGAACACAACTCCGGAGCCGAGTCGCTGGTCATTATCGGTATCATTACGCGTGGGGCGACGCTGGCGCGGCGCATCGCGGCGACTATCAAAGAACTCGAAGGAGCGGAGGTCCCGGTCGGTTTGATGGATATCTCGTTGTATCGCGATGATGTCCATTCCAAACTGGACCAGCCGGTGGTCCAGCGTACCGAGATTCTGTTCGATATCGTCGACCGGAATGTAATCCTGGTTGATGATGTTCTGTTCACCGGCCGAACGATCAGGGCGGCACTCGATCAGATCGTCGATTTCGGTCGTCCAAGAACGATCCAACTGGCTGTGCTGGTAGATCGCGGTCATCGCGAATTGCCGATCAAGCCGGATTATGTCGGAGTCAATATCCCCACAGCCAAGTCGGACCAGGTGGTCGTTCGCCTTAAGGAGCGCGACAACGAAGACAGCGTGGTCGTGGAACGCGGCAAGAAGGAGACGCAAAAGCGTAAACCGGCGGCGAAAAAAGCCGGGAAAGGGGGAAGCGCGAAATGA
- a CDS encoding aspartate carbamoyltransferase catalytic subunit: protein MSRLSSRHLLGLEDVPREDIQKILETTNTFREVLDRTIKKVPTLRGITVLNLFYEPSTRTRISFELAEKRLSADTVNFSKAISSVKKGETLRDTVQNIEAMKIDMAVVRHSSTGVPYFLTQCMDANIINAGDGAHEHPTQALLDMYTIWKRYKSFEGLRVVLLGDVKHSRVIRSNIFGLKTMGASVALCGPATLMPVEVEKFGCDVYTNLDEALEGADVVNIMRIQLERQQAGLFPSLREYTNLFGINRDRLKRLNKNYTIMHPGPINRGVEITSEVADGDRSVILDQVTNGQAVRMAVLYLLSGRKEEGGN, encoded by the coding sequence ATGAGTCGCCTCAGTTCACGTCATTTGCTGGGTCTGGAAGATGTCCCGCGCGAGGATATTCAAAAAATCCTCGAAACGACCAACACCTTCCGCGAGGTGCTCGATCGCACGATCAAGAAAGTCCCGACACTGCGTGGTATCACGGTGTTGAACCTCTTTTATGAGCCCTCGACCCGCACCAGGATTTCATTCGAATTGGCAGAGAAGAGGCTTTCAGCCGATACCGTCAATTTCTCCAAGGCGATATCAAGCGTGAAAAAAGGAGAGACACTGCGGGATACGGTTCAGAATATCGAAGCGATGAAGATTGACATGGCTGTTGTTCGTCACAGCTCGACCGGAGTGCCGTATTTTCTCACTCAGTGCATGGATGCCAATATCATCAACGCCGGCGATGGCGCTCATGAGCATCCCACCCAGGCGTTGCTGGATATGTATACGATCTGGAAACGCTACAAATCATTCGAGGGACTCCGCGTGGTGTTGCTCGGCGACGTCAAACACTCTCGAGTGATTCGCTCCAACATCTTCGGTCTCAAGACCATGGGAGCGTCGGTGGCGCTCTGCGGGCCGGCGACACTGATGCCGGTCGAAGTCGAGAAGTTCGGCTGCGATGTCTATACCAATCTGGATGAGGCGCTGGAAGGGGCCGATGTGGTCAACATTATGCGCATCCAGCTCGAACGGCAGCAGGCCGGGTTGTTCCCTTCGCTGAGGGAATATACCAACTTGTTCGGGATCAACCGCGACCGTCTCAAACGGCTCAACAAAAACTACACGATCATGCATCCCGGGCCGATCAATCGCGGCGTGGAAATAACCAGTGAAGTGGCCGATGGCGACCGCTCCGTAATCCTCGATCAGGTAACCAACGGTCAGGCGGTCAGGATGGCGGTTCTCTATCTGCTTTCCGGACGTAAAGAGGAAGGAGGTAACTGA
- a CDS encoding dihydroorotase — translation MAGNKYDLVIRGGRVIDPALGFGKDASVFIKDGLIAKVESDDKVKEREIKTLAPENIIDATNMLVVPGLIDMHVHLREPGREDAETIESGCRAAAAGGFTSICCMPNTNPRIDNQETVKFVQARAQSADARVYVVGAITKGIEGKELAEIGDLVKMGAVAITDDGNYVQNPAIMRRALEYSTMFNIPVMEHAEDQFLSEGTVMNESFQSTRLGMKGTPPVAEEIAVLRDIALARLTGARLHIQHVSTRGAVEAIRKAKAEGLPITAEATPHHLILTDDEIGKTFSTSLRVNPPLRSAEDRDGVVEGLIDGTIDCIASDHAPHPQEDKDCEFDQAPAGMIGLETTLGLVKTFLIDKGYLSWADAVRKLTINPARILGLPGGTLADGAPADITIIDPDKKWTVNAAKFLSQSFNSPFIGWKLSGRAHMTIMGGRITFQS, via the coding sequence ATGGCCGGTAACAAATACGATCTGGTAATTCGCGGCGGCCGGGTTATCGATCCCGCCCTTGGATTTGGTAAGGATGCCTCGGTGTTTATCAAGGATGGTCTGATTGCCAAGGTAGAGTCGGATGACAAGGTCAAGGAAAGGGAGATCAAGACCCTCGCTCCCGAAAACATCATCGATGCGACCAATATGCTCGTGGTGCCGGGACTGATCGACATGCATGTACACTTGCGAGAGCCGGGGCGTGAGGATGCCGAGACGATTGAGTCCGGTTGCCGGGCGGCTGCAGCCGGCGGGTTTACTTCGATTTGCTGTATGCCGAACACTAATCCGAGAATTGACAATCAGGAAACGGTCAAGTTCGTACAGGCTCGAGCCCAGTCGGCTGATGCCCGCGTTTACGTTGTCGGAGCGATCACCAAAGGGATCGAGGGCAAGGAACTGGCTGAAATTGGCGACCTGGTCAAGATGGGAGCCGTTGCAATTACCGACGACGGCAATTATGTCCAGAACCCGGCGATCATGCGCCGTGCGCTCGAATACTCGACTATGTTCAACATCCCGGTCATGGAACATGCCGAAGACCAGTTCCTCTCTGAGGGAACCGTTATGAACGAGTCGTTCCAATCTACTCGCCTTGGCATGAAAGGAACGCCTCCGGTGGCCGAGGAAATCGCCGTTTTGCGAGATATCGCGTTGGCTCGTCTGACCGGTGCTCGTTTGCATATTCAGCATGTGTCGACACGCGGGGCGGTGGAGGCTATCCGCAAAGCCAAGGCTGAAGGACTCCCGATTACGGCCGAAGCGACACCTCATCACCTGATTCTGACCGACGATGAGATTGGTAAGACCTTCTCAACTTCGCTGCGGGTCAATCCTCCTTTGCGCAGTGCTGAGGATCGGGATGGGGTGGTTGAAGGTTTGATTGACGGTACGATAGACTGTATCGCTTCGGATCATGCCCCGCATCCGCAGGAGGACAAAGACTGCGAGTTCGACCAGGCGCCGGCTGGGATGATCGGTCTGGAAACCACCTTGGGATTGGTTAAAACCTTCTTGATCGACAAGGGTTACCTGAGCTGGGCTGATGCTGTTCGCAAGCTGACAATCAACCCGGCCAGGATTCTTGGTCTTCCGGGAGGTACTTTGGCCGACGGTGCTCCGGCTGATATTACGATCATCGACCCGGACAAGAAATGGACGGTCAACGCCGCCAAGTTCCTGTCCCAGTCGTTTAATTCGCCTTTTATCGGATGGAAACTGTCAGGACGGGCTCACATGACCATCATGGGTGGTCGTATTACCTTCCAATCTTAG
- a CDS encoding DegT/DnrJ/EryC1/StrS family aminotransferase, with product MKINYLDLPAQYQSIKTEIDQAIQAVLDKSAYVLGQAVADFEGEFANFCDVSYCAGVNSGTSALLLALRALDIGPGDEVITAANTFVATAAAIVHAGAQPVLVDVDPVSRNIDPELVSMAISSRTRAIIPVHLYGCPADMNSILKLAGRYGLSVIEDAAQAQGARYRGLRTGSMGHIAAFSFYPGKNLGAYGEAGAITTDDQKLDETVRMLRDHGSKQKYVHELLGYNARMEGIQGAVLNVKLRYLEKWNRERNRVAALYNQLLSDLPITLPNMADDDIEQVFHVYVIETDRRDELQAFLAKEGVPSLIHYPIPIHLQKAFDYLNYRKGEFPVTERLADQVLSLPIYPEITDEQVTFVAGKVKSFFGAH from the coding sequence ATGAAAATCAACTACCTGGACCTTCCCGCTCAATATCAATCAATCAAAACGGAAATCGATCAGGCGATTCAGGCTGTTTTGGATAAATCGGCCTATGTCTTGGGACAAGCAGTGGCTGATTTCGAAGGAGAATTCGCCAATTTCTGTGATGTCTCTTACTGTGCCGGCGTGAACAGCGGAACTTCGGCGTTGTTGCTGGCGCTGCGAGCGCTTGATATCGGCCCCGGAGATGAGGTAATAACGGCTGCAAACACCTTTGTGGCTACTGCCGCGGCTATCGTTCATGCTGGAGCACAACCGGTGCTGGTCGATGTCGATCCGGTCAGCCGTAATATCGATCCGGAACTGGTTTCCATGGCCATTTCATCAAGAACCCGAGCGATTATCCCGGTCCATCTCTACGGTTGTCCGGCCGACATGAATTCCATTCTGAAATTGGCCGGTCGTTACGGTCTTTCCGTGATAGAAGATGCCGCTCAAGCTCAGGGAGCTCGCTATCGCGGGCTGCGCACCGGTAGTATGGGACATATCGCCGCTTTTTCATTTTATCCCGGGAAAAACCTCGGAGCATACGGTGAAGCGGGGGCGATAACAACCGACGATCAGAAACTCGATGAAACCGTGCGGATGTTGCGCGATCACGGCTCCAAACAAAAATATGTCCACGAACTATTAGGATACAACGCCCGGATGGAAGGAATCCAGGGTGCGGTGTTGAACGTTAAACTCCGTTATCTCGAAAAATGGAATCGCGAACGCAACCGGGTGGCGGCGCTTTATAACCAACTGCTGTCTGATCTCCCGATCACCCTCCCGAATATGGCTGACGATGATATCGAACAAGTTTTTCATGTCTATGTTATCGAGACCGATCGTCGTGATGAACTTCAGGCTTTCCTCGCTAAGGAAGGCGTGCCCAGCCTTATTCATTATCCGATTCCCATACATCTCCAGAAGGCTTTCGATTACCTGAACTATCGAAAAGGCGAATTCCCGGTGACTGAACGGCTGGCCGATCAGGTTCTGTCGCTGCCGATCTATCCGGAAATAACCGACGAGCAGGTAACCTTTGTGGCGGGGAAGGTGAAGTCGTTCTTTGGCGCGCATTAA
- a CDS encoding glycosyltransferase family 2 protein, with protein MPPEQTARLIVSTIVPAMNEEGNIAEFCAQFDKMRQQVREYELELVYIDDGSTDGTLAAIKEAAQKYDFVRYAVHARNRGLTEALQTGFSAARGEIFVFYPADLQFLPEDIPSLVKPILDGADVCTGWKHGKYKKRFVSSVYNWISRKIFNLKVHDLNSCKAFRREVVESIFMRRDWHRYIVVLAAAEGYRIAEVKVPLYDRNWGSSKFSSIWRIPVGVLDMLAVKFQLTFLRKPLLFFGMVGSVILFLGVLVGLWAVYLRYVVGEGQRPLLYLVILLVGIGMALFMMGFMAEGQTAIKEELSDLRRKVQRQLKDNSDREQS; from the coding sequence TTGCCCCCTGAACAAACAGCCCGACTGATTGTGTCAACCATTGTTCCGGCGATGAACGAAGAGGGAAATATCGCCGAATTTTGTGCTCAATTCGATAAGATGCGACAACAGGTCAGGGAGTATGAGCTGGAATTGGTGTATATCGATGATGGCTCTACCGATGGAACCCTGGCGGCTATCAAAGAAGCGGCACAGAAATACGATTTCGTTCGCTATGCTGTTCATGCCCGTAATCGAGGATTGACAGAGGCTCTCCAAACCGGATTTAGTGCTGCCAGGGGAGAGATATTTGTTTTTTATCCGGCCGATTTACAGTTTTTACCGGAGGATATTCCCTCACTGGTCAAGCCGATTCTCGACGGTGCCGATGTCTGCACCGGGTGGAAACACGGAAAATACAAAAAACGGTTCGTATCGTCTGTCTACAACTGGATCTCACGCAAGATTTTCAACCTGAAAGTGCACGACCTGAACTCCTGTAAAGCTTTTCGCCGTGAAGTGGTCGAGAGCATTTTTATGCGCCGCGATTGGCATCGTTATATCGTGGTCCTGGCGGCGGCCGAGGGATACCGAATTGCCGAAGTTAAAGTTCCGCTCTATGATCGCAACTGGGGCAGTTCCAAATTCTCGTCGATCTGGCGCATTCCCGTCGGTGTGCTGGATATGCTGGCCGTGAAGTTTCAACTTACGTTCCTGCGTAAACCGCTTCTCTTCTTTGGTATGGTTGGCAGCGTTATCCTCTTCCTGGGAGTATTGGTTGGACTCTGGGCGGTCTACTTGCGCTATGTCGTGGGCGAAGGACAGAGACCGCTTCTATATCTGGTAATTCTGCTGGTCGGAATAGGTATGGCGCTCTTTATGATGGGTTTCATGGCCGAAGGCCAGACAGCCATTAAAGAAGAACTTTCCGATCTGCGGCGAAAGGTGCAGCGACAACTCAAAGATAACTCGGATCGCGAGCAGTCTTAG
- a CDS encoding lysylphosphatidylglycerol synthase transmembrane domain-containing protein codes for MSFKKAVGLVLKLLLTAVIVFFLFRQISHHWQEIKDFDWEISWLPLIGSILVGLATFLIMASNWQSLIAGFGHRISLLKSFRIFYLSDMGRYIPGKIWPLMGILYMTKKEGVPPEQATASFVLIQLFAIPASFLLFALAVQFEPRILVDQVALLGEWSAWLFTACLLIGVVVLVLWPKRLLSLLNVVLRRFSRPEIVFELDKKVALQLFVRYSLGWFMYGLAFYLFLEAFAPEADIRLIAAVGVFNAAYQIGYLALFAPGGFGPRELVMGFMLAPFLGPVAPAIAIMARLWAIIVEVTAALIALMIRK; via the coding sequence ATGTCGTTCAAAAAGGCGGTCGGTCTCGTTCTGAAACTTCTGCTGACCGCTGTTATTGTTTTCTTTCTCTTCCGACAGATTTCACACCACTGGCAGGAGATCAAGGATTTCGATTGGGAGATCTCATGGCTGCCATTGATTGGTTCAATTCTGGTCGGGCTGGCTACTTTTCTAATTATGGCTTCTAACTGGCAGAGCCTGATTGCCGGATTCGGGCATCGCATCAGCCTTCTCAAGTCATTCCGGATATTCTACCTGTCGGATATGGGTCGTTATATCCCTGGCAAAATCTGGCCGTTGATGGGTATTCTCTATATGACCAAAAAGGAGGGCGTACCGCCGGAGCAGGCAACGGCCTCATTTGTGCTGATCCAACTGTTTGCCATACCGGCTTCGTTTTTGTTGTTTGCACTGGCCGTCCAGTTCGAACCACGGATTCTCGTGGATCAGGTAGCCCTGTTAGGGGAATGGTCCGCCTGGTTGTTTACTGCTTGTTTGCTGATTGGGGTGGTTGTGCTGGTGCTTTGGCCGAAGCGCCTTCTATCGCTGTTAAATGTTGTACTGCGGCGATTTAGCCGTCCTGAGATAGTCTTCGAACTGGACAAAAAGGTTGCCCTGCAACTGTTTGTTCGTTATTCTTTGGGCTGGTTCATGTACGGGCTGGCCTTCTATCTTTTCCTTGAAGCCTTTGCGCCCGAGGCAGACATACGCCTGATTGCGGCTGTTGGTGTGTTTAATGCCGCCTATCAAATCGGGTATCTGGCCTTGTTCGCACCGGGAGGATTCGGCCCGCGAGAGTTGGTAATGGGCTTCATGCTGGCGCCTTTTCTGGGACCAGTGGCGCCGGCAATAGCTATCATGGCTCGTTTGTGGGCCATTATCGTGGAAGTGACGGCAGCGTTGATCGCTTTGATGATTAGAAAGTAG
- a CDS encoding YfhO family protein translates to MKRTPSGRTIRFDLEQSPWFAPAIFVLFLIGILVLFSDFIFSDKMLYGSDTIQAGVFFRAMLVNHVKEFGTVPQWNPYIFCGMPYIEAFHGDIFYPLSSLKYLGNFYRMLGMNLVLHIFLAGVFMYLAARRFKLSKIAALISAACYMFAAYLVSMVAPGHDGKIFVTALFPLAVFFLKGGFDFSGLKSFFQFSMLGLVIGCIILSPHPQMSYYTLWAVAFYAAYRLILMLRAKRPIISIINPALLTVYAVVIGLLLSAIQFYPGFLYTTNYSPRADSKSGWQWSTSWSLHEEEAFGLIIPEFAGTQAQEKDLYYWGRNAFKDNCESVGVITLFLALLGLFFSRRKSAYFWGGLALFALIYALGATTPIYYLFYWIIPKVKSLRAPSMIMFLFSFSGALLAGMAIQYVRDWVDGKIPKEERRDSKWFDYILFGFPGLLLLIALAFSAAGRGMLSLWASIFYSEASTTMVAQGISKFDLALHQLPHIQSGAWMAFIFTALTAALIWLYRERKAGPAILIGLILLPMIDGIRFDSRFIDTIDPARYWSANPVSDFLEKQPGHYRTMNLGALPADMLPFHEIEVVTGYHGNQLRWFDALLGGPGAPNETNPYLLNLASARFLVYPSNAQIPPGYFGDQPVLQAASFGSITVSENLNALPPVYLVDSFEIVNNRDLIYPLILDGAIDFRKVVYLEQEPPISIAPGADSGAIDSAWISQWAMDSVTVNMICSSNRLLVMTDNYYPAWQVTVDGQSAELLRAYGTFRAVALPAGTQEVVFRYNSQVYATGKLVTTLTAIYLILVIAGFGVMTYRKRPEQAEETSENA, encoded by the coding sequence ATGAAAAGAACTCCCTCCGGACGTACCATCCGGTTTGATCTGGAACAATCTCCCTGGTTTGCCCCGGCCATATTTGTCCTGTTCCTGATCGGCATCCTCGTGCTCTTCAGCGATTTTATCTTCTCGGACAAGATGCTCTATGGCTCCGACACGATTCAGGCCGGTGTCTTTTTCCGGGCAATGCTGGTTAACCATGTCAAAGAATTCGGCACAGTACCGCAATGGAATCCCTATATTTTCTGTGGTATGCCGTATATCGAAGCCTTCCACGGCGACATTTTCTACCCCTTATCGTCACTCAAGTATTTAGGCAATTTCTACCGCATGCTGGGTATGAACCTGGTGTTGCATATCTTCCTGGCCGGAGTGTTTATGTACCTGGCGGCGCGGCGGTTCAAGCTCTCCAAAATCGCAGCCCTGATCTCAGCCGCCTGCTATATGTTTGCAGCTTATCTGGTATCAATGGTAGCGCCGGGGCACGACGGTAAAATTTTTGTGACGGCGTTGTTCCCGCTGGCAGTCTTTTTCCTCAAGGGTGGTTTTGATTTCAGCGGTCTCAAGTCGTTCTTTCAGTTTTCTATGCTCGGTCTCGTGATCGGCTGCATTATTTTATCTCCCCATCCTCAGATGTCCTATTACACTCTCTGGGCCGTGGCGTTTTACGCTGCTTATCGGTTGATTCTGATGTTGCGAGCGAAACGCCCGATTATTTCCATTATTAATCCCGCATTACTGACAGTTTATGCGGTGGTGATAGGATTATTGCTTTCGGCGATCCAGTTCTATCCCGGTTTCTTGTATACGACAAATTATTCCCCTCGCGCCGACTCCAAGTCCGGTTGGCAATGGTCGACATCTTGGTCGCTGCATGAGGAAGAAGCGTTTGGTCTCATTATTCCCGAGTTCGCCGGGACACAGGCCCAGGAGAAAGATCTGTATTACTGGGGACGGAATGCTTTTAAGGACAATTGTGAATCAGTCGGTGTCATCACGTTGTTTTTAGCTCTGCTTGGTTTGTTTTTCAGCCGCCGCAAGTCGGCGTATTTTTGGGGAGGATTGGCGCTCTTTGCCTTGATCTATGCTCTCGGTGCTACGACACCGATTTATTATCTGTTTTATTGGATCATCCCAAAAGTCAAATCACTCCGGGCGCCGTCAATGATCATGTTCCTTTTTTCATTCTCGGGAGCACTGTTGGCCGGCATGGCTATTCAGTATGTGCGTGACTGGGTCGACGGCAAGATTCCGAAAGAGGAACGACGTGACAGCAAATGGTTCGATTATATCCTGTTCGGTTTCCCAGGTCTCCTGCTGCTGATTGCTCTGGCATTTTCCGCTGCAGGCCGAGGCATGCTTTCATTATGGGCCTCTATTTTCTACAGCGAGGCATCCACCACGATGGTCGCGCAGGGGATCAGCAAGTTCGACCTGGCGCTGCATCAGTTGCCGCATATTCAGTCCGGCGCCTGGATGGCGTTCATTTTTACGGCTCTCACGGCCGCTTTGATCTGGTTGTATCGCGAGCGCAAAGCCGGTCCGGCGATATTGATCGGTTTGATTTTATTACCGATGATCGACGGCATCAGATTCGACAGTCGTTTTATAGATACGATTGATCCGGCTCGTTATTGGTCCGCGAATCCGGTTTCTGATTTTCTGGAAAAACAACCGGGACATTATCGCACGATGAACCTCGGCGCTCTCCCGGCCGATATGCTGCCGTTCCACGAGATTGAAGTGGTCACCGGTTATCATGGTAACCAATTACGCTGGTTCGATGCTCTTTTAGGTGGTCCGGGCGCTCCCAACGAAACCAATCCGTACCTGCTCAATCTGGCTTCGGCACGGTTCCTGGTTTATCCCTCCAATGCACAAATTCCACCTGGATATTTCGGCGACCAACCCGTGTTACAGGCTGCAAGTTTTGGCAGTATCACCGTTAGCGAGAACCTTAATGCCCTGCCGCCGGTTTACCTGGTTGATTCTTTTGAGATAGTAAATAACCGGGATCTGATATACCCGCTGATACTCGATGGCGCGATTGACTTCCGTAAGGTGGTCTATCTCGAACAAGAGCCTCCGATCTCAATAGCGCCCGGCGCCGATTCGGGTGCGATCGATTCCGCCTGGATCAGCCAATGGGCCATGGACTCCGTCACCGTAAATATGATTTGTTCGAGTAATCGCCTGCTGGTAATGACTGATAACTATTACCCGGCCTGGCAAGTAACGGTCGATGGACAATCCGCAGAATTGTTACGGGCTTACGGGACCTTCCGCGCCGTAGCCTTACCTGCCGGAACGCAGGAGGTTGTCTTCCGGTATAATTCCCAAGTGTATGCAACCGGCAAGCTGGTTACCACCCTGACCGCAATCTATCTTATCCTGGTCATCGCCGGATTCGGCGTAATGACCTATCGCAAGAGACCGGAACAAGCAGAGGAGACTTCCGAAAACGCATGA
- a CDS encoding polyprenol monophosphomannose synthase produces MSPSQRALIIFPTYNERDNIEKIVHAVLPMDPRINILIVDDSSPDGTGEIADVLAASEKKVNVMHRPNKEGLGKAYIAGFRWAIEHQYDFIFEMDADFSHGPEYLRDFLREIQEYDVVIGSRYIRGVNVINWPMSRLLLSYFANLYTRIVTGLPLKDATGGFKCFRREVLEAINLNEAQSSGYVFQIEMSMRAWKKGFRIKEIPIIFVDRTAGESKMSKKIMREAIWMVWWLRIKSMFGKLG; encoded by the coding sequence ATGAGCCCGTCACAACGCGCCCTGATTATCTTCCCGACCTACAACGAACGGGATAATATCGAGAAGATCGTTCACGCTGTCCTGCCGATGGACCCGCGAATAAACATTCTGATTGTTGACGACAGCTCACCTGACGGCACCGGTGAGATTGCCGATGTTCTGGCAGCCTCTGAGAAAAAGGTCAACGTAATGCACCGCCCGAACAAGGAAGGGCTGGGGAAGGCTTATATAGCCGGATTCCGTTGGGCGATAGAGCATCAATACGACTTCATCTTCGAGATGGATGCCGACTTCTCTCACGGTCCGGAATATCTCCGAGACTTCCTGCGCGAAATCCAGGAATACGACGTCGTGATCGGCTCTCGCTATATTCGAGGTGTCAATGTTATCAACTGGCCCATGTCGCGTCTGTTGCTTTCATACTTCGCCAATTTGTATACTCGCATAGTAACCGGCTTACCACTCAAGGACGCTACCGGCGGCTTCAAATGCTTCCGTCGTGAAGTGCTCGAAGCGATCAATCTCAACGAGGCGCAATCATCCGGTTATGTTTTTCAGATTGAGATGTCAATGCGAGCCTGGAAAAAAGGCTTCCGCATCAAGGAAATCCCGATCATTTTCGTCGACCGCACTGCCGGCGAATCCAAGATGTCGAAAAAGATCATGCGTGAGGCGATCTGGATGGTCTGGTGGTTACGGATTAAGTCGATGTTCGGAAAACTAGGCTAA
- a CDS encoding glycosyltransferase family 2 protein encodes MERSAANRVTIIIVTYNSMPALGDCLTSLDYGGEGVDWALVVVDNGSDDGSLDCVGNIRPGATIIENKRNEGFAAACNRGAREADGDFLLFLNPDVILDKYAIKRLLEAATTNIRVGALGGRLRNADDSFQPTCRRYPSVGNVLFSRGSVLGRWFGSSTRYTLPDYETTTAVPAIAGTMLMIRRSLFERIEGFDPRFFMYLEDTDLCWRVKQAGYKNIFVPAAGGVHLWGQGSRVGGIRRAVQHHSSMWKYFLKHLPNGFSLIVLPVLLVANLIATILSLNVRSLFSRSGEKKR; translated from the coding sequence TTGGAACGCTCCGCTGCAAATCGCGTCACGATCATCATTGTCACTTATAACTCTATGCCTGCGCTGGGCGATTGCCTGACTTCGCTCGATTACGGAGGTGAGGGAGTGGATTGGGCATTGGTCGTTGTCGACAACGGGTCCGATGACGGTTCGCTTGATTGTGTCGGAAATATCCGGCCAGGGGCGACGATTATTGAGAACAAGCGCAACGAGGGTTTTGCCGCGGCTTGTAATCGGGGGGCCCGTGAGGCGGATGGAGATTTCCTGCTCTTTTTGAATCCCGATGTCATACTCGACAAATACGCGATAAAAAGGCTGCTGGAAGCAGCTACTACCAATATCAGAGTCGGTGCTCTGGGAGGACGTTTACGCAATGCTGATGACTCATTTCAACCGACTTGCCGCCGTTACCCCTCGGTCGGGAACGTGTTGTTCTCTCGCGGATCGGTGCTGGGACGATGGTTCGGTTCCTCGACTCGGTATACACTCCCGGATTACGAGACCACGACCGCCGTTCCGGCAATAGCCGGGACCATGCTGATGATTCGGCGCAGTTTGTTCGAGCGGATCGAGGGATTCGATCCGCGTTTCTTCATGTACCTCGAAGACACCGATCTCTGTTGGCGGGTAAAGCAGGCGGGCTATAAAAACATTTTTGTGCCGGCAGCCGGCGGGGTTCATCTCTGGGGACAAGGTAGCAGAGTCGGTGGTATACGGAGAGCGGTTCAACATCACAGCTCGATGTGGAAGTATTTCCTCAAACACCTGCCTAACGGTTTTTCTCTCATAGTATTGCCGGTATTATTGGTGGCTAATCTGATCGCTACGATCCTTTCTCTGAATGTTCGTAGTCTCTTTAGCCGGTCAGGGGAGAAGAAGCGGTGA